The sequence below is a genomic window from Ignavibacteriales bacterium.
AAATCCTTGGACAACAAGATTCTGAATTGTAAATATGTAGCCCGAATCATTTATAAAAATATTCTTAATTTCTCTCGGGTTATCCGATTCCATGTCATGTGGGATTTCCCACGTCAACCCAAAATCGGTGGAACGATATAGATATTTCGAAGTAGCATATATGTTTCCGAAGTTATCATTTTTAATGAATTTTATTGATGGATGTACAGATGTTTCTACCCAGGATTCCCCAACCTCTTCAGAGTGCATTAATCCTCTCGCGGTTCCGATAAGTTTTCTTCCTTCAGCAGAAAGATTTAAAATATCACTAACAATTGCATTTCTATCATGATACTCAAAACACAAAGACCATTGATTACTAGATATGATCGAAGTTCTCAAGCCATTTGATGTAGCTATAAAGAACTTATTTTCAACTCTTATAAAATCATGTGCTTTTAATCCTGCCAACCCCATGAGTTGCCAGTTTGATCCTCCATCTGATGATAAAATCATATTGTAATAAGTATAACCAGAATCAACCCAACCTGTGTACCCCTTATATTCAAGAGCAGCATAAATATTATTTTCAGTATCAATAAATAATTTTTGTATTATTCCTGAATATATTTCATTCCAATTGATACCATCAGTAGATTTATATATTAATCCACTGGCACCGTGATACTTGAAGGTATAAAAATTTCCCAGTCGATCAATCTTAAAGTCATTTGAAAAAGAAACTTCCATAATAGAAACTAATTGCCAGGAATTACCATCATCTGTTGATTTATATAATTTGGAGTTAGGATAACTATGTAAAAGGATATATATGTTTTCAACCGAATCTTTTTCAATTCCAACTACTGAATATCCATCAGTGGGCAAACCTGCCATAGGTGATGTCCAGGTATTCCCCCCATCATTTGAAATATAGATGCATGGTAGAATACTGGTATGTCCAGATGAAACCATAAAAAGATTTCCATTCGCATCAAATTCCAAATCCGTTATAAAATATACAGAGTGTTGGAATAATTGTTTTTCATTCCAGGTGAGACCGATATCAGTCGAATAAAGATACCCTCCAATAATCCCCGCATATATTGTTCCTGCAGGACTAATGTCTATACATTGCACCACATTGTTTAACGTTGCAACTTTGCTCCAATTACTTTGAGCTATATCACTTCTAAAAACTTCATTTTCATTTGTGATAGCTAATACATATCCATTAGGATGATACGCTACTTTTTGAATATCCGGTGTAGCTAACGGACTGTTCATCATCTGCCATTGTGAATATGCTGATTGCAAAAAAAGAAATGCAAAAAGAAAAGTGAATATTGTTTTCATATTCCTACCCTGATATTCATTAAGAATATATTTATTCGCTATAACTAAGCAGTTTAGGACTACAAAATCAAATTATTAATGTTTGATAAGCAGCAATTAATAGCCGTTCCAATTATTCAGAACGGCTCTTTCATTTTTTAATGCTTATATAATTATTTTATTAAAATCATCTTCTTACTTGATGTAAATCCACCGGAACTTAGTTTATAGATATACATTCCGCTTGCCAGTGATGATCCATCAAACTCTACTTCATAACTACCTGCTTCTTTGTATTCATTTACTAATGTTGCTACTTCATTGCCAAGTACATCATATACTTTTATTGTTTGATGACTGCCAACTGGTGACTGCCAACTTATTGTTGTTGTTGGGTTAAACGGATTCGGATAATTCTGCGATAATTCATACTTAAATGGTATCAGGCTTACTTTTACTTCTTCGGAATATGTATAGGTTCCGTCATAGTCTATCTGTTTTAACCGGTAGTATGCTTCACTCGAATTTATTCCAGCTACATCATCTATGTAAGTATAATCACTTCTTTCCGATGTAGTACCTTGGCCGGGTTTGAAATCAATGATAGTCCATTCTGAGTTTATTGTTTTCCTTTGTACTTCAAAACCGCTGTTATTTGTTTCTGAACCTGTACTCCAGTCAAGTTGAATGTCTGCTCCAACCACAGATGCTGAAAAGGATAACAATTCAGCAGGAGTATTTTCTGAATAATTTACTAACATTTTAAGTGTGTTAAATGCTACAGGATCTTGAACCACAAAACTACCAGTCCCGCTTATATACACGTTAATGAATGAGCCATTTATAACATCCTGAATAAAACCATTTATTCCTTCAGTTAGATACCACCGTAACTCAATACCGTTATTCATATTTTTTTGATAAGATATTCTGTACTCTTTTGAACCCACATATGATTCTGGTGCTTGTCTTATATCCCTATATGAACTGTGAGTACCTGAAAAATTATTCCGTGGGAGAATTAATCTTTTATCGAATGCCCCGATTGGTGGAAGTGGCGGCAGATTTGATTCACTAAATATCTCATCGATACCATCATTTGCTAACGGATGAGTACCAAAATACAAATTACCAGATGCTGTACCACTAACTACTTCAATTCTACACTCGGCAGAAGGGGTTAGAAGATAATTTGCAACAATAATCGAGTCAGGTGAATTAACCGCATTATGGTAAATCCTGACAATTCCCAATTCTGAACCTGAGGCTGAGTTAAGATATACTTCAAAAACTTTTGTAGAACCAGGCGGTACTGAAACAGGAAACAAATTCGGAACTACTGCATAGTGATTATTTGTTGAGATTATATTCGTAATTAATAGTGTATCAGCCATGCCTGTGTTTGTTACCCAAAATATTCTTTGGGAAGGGTCAGACGTAAAAAATAAAGAAGAAACATTTAGAACACACTGTGCCCCTGTCGCAACTGATCTAACACGCAGCATTGAAGGTGAGCCCGGGGCATTATGATCAAATTCCAGCAATCCAGTTTGTAATGTATCCGCTGAAATATAGGTAACAAAAAACTCGTGACTTGAGCGAGGTTCAATTTCAATCGGAAAAATAACCGGCAGAATATTGAAATAATTATTTGTTGAGTTTACAGAATTTATGTTCAATGAATTAAGATATCCATTATTGAAAACAGTTACTGGAATAGTGTCAATTGTTCCCAGTAATTGTTGTGGAAAAACTATTTCGTTCGATGAAAATTCTAATAGAGGACCAGGAGGTAAACCGGGTGGAGAGGATAAGTTTACATATGCGGGTGATCCTGAAGCATTATGAATAATTTCCATTGAACCGGTTTGTGATAGTGAAGTTGCAGTGCATATCACATAAAAATCTAAAGAAGATTGCGGAGCAATAAAAATCGGAAATGAATTGGGTAAAACTATAAAGTGAGTATTTGTAAATATGATAGAAGAAATGTTTAGCGGATTTGATAAGCCATAGTTAGAAATAGTTAATTGCAAAGTATCTGTAGAACCAACCGGAACAGGACTGAAATTTAATGATGTAGAAGATATCCCGAATATCGGTCCTGACGGATCACCGCCTACATTATTATAAAACATTGTAAGGTTAGCAGAGCCAAGCTCGATGTAAGGAACTGAATAAGTTCCTTCTCCGGATAGTGTACCACTGTTAAAAAGCACTCCTCCAAATAGATCTCTTACTTCCATCGTTATCCCAATCGGCAGGTTGTATGAAATTGAAAACCCAATGGAATTGGAGGATAACTGCCATCTTAGTCTATGTTGATGAGAGCCTGTATAGGGAAATGATGGCGCATTTCTGTAATCCTTCCAAACTAATGCCTGCACACCATAAGGATAAAGATCAAGTGCACAAAAAAACATTCCGGTCGGTGGGAATATTGGAAGCGGCGCTTCACCCAAGTGCGGATCTATTCCGGTTGTTGCAGTTGAATCAACGCCAACATTTACAACCTGTGAAGAAATTCCATCTGAAAGATTCAGGGGAATATCAACACGCGGAGTGATTGTTTGACCTGATAGGTATTCAAATGAAAAGGAAACAATTAAGAACAAAAAAAAATTTTTCATATTTACCTCAAGAGAATATATATACAATTTTAAGTTTGCTAATGACACCTGACTTATATTCTCTCCCTGCCTTCAACCAAAACTTAGTTTAATTGACCTGAAGAATCAACGACCTGCAAATAATATCAATTGCTTATTGACAATTAAATTTTCATTTGCTTAACAAAAAAGCCGCATAAAAAATGCGGCTTTATGATTTTGATGGTGTAAAAGAATCTATTTCTTCGCCAGAGTAAATCTCTCAACTTTATTCTTTACAGGTTTTGCGGTTCTTAAGTATTCATATATTGCTCCAAGATCTTCATCAGTCATTCCTGTGTACATTAACCACGGCATTGGTGTATTAAATTCTTTGTTCATATCAACAGGAATATTCTTTGCTTCTTCTGTTCCATAATTTCTGAACCTCTTGATAAAATCTTCTTTGGTCCACTTACCAATTCCAGTTTCTTCATCAGGAGTTATATTTAATGAACGAACAACTCCTGCAGGAAAATTAAATTCAGCACCACCCGCGAAAGTCATGCCCGGCAAGGGTTCTCCCTTATCCGATTGCGTATGACATTCATTGCAGGATGCTATTGTAACAAGATATTTTCCATAAGCAGTTGTGTTCGATTTATCTATCTCCGGTGCAGGTGTATATTGCGGAATCGGCATTGTCTTAACAATAAAATTCAATGGAAAGTTGAGTTCGGTTTCAGGAACATCTCTTTGTTTAGATTGCAGAGTCCTGATATATGCGACTAATGAATATGCATCTTCTTTAGTTAATTGATTGTAATTAGGATAAGGCATCATAGGGAACAATGCTTTATTGTCCTTTGTTACCCCGCAAGTCATTGCACGTAATATTTCACCGTCAGACCATGAACCAAGATTTGCGGGAGTAAGATTTTTAGTAACGACTTTACCGGGGAAACCAATGTTTTCATCAAACACCTCCCCGCCGCTACCTTCAGTTCCCGGTTTTATTGGACCTGCAAATTTTGTAAAGTCTCTCTCCGAATGACAATCGATGCAAACAGCAACATGATTAGCAAGATAATCACCCCTGGCAATTCTTTCAGATGTAGCTTCTATCTTAATATCCGAAGGCGGATCAACTTTTGGATAAGTGGAATTGAAGTAAATGAGCGCCCCAACCAGCAAGACTACAATGATAACAACAAGAGTTCCAAGAATCTTAAAGAACTTTTTCATTCGATCTCCTATGATTGTTGGTTTGATTAATTTTAATCCCCCGCCGCAGAAAATAAATTGAACTGAAAGGTATTACATGAGAATGTGAACAATTGTAGTTTTCCTTTTAAGCATAAGTGTGGATTTGATGACAGATGAAAACCACCCGGAGGAAGTAATCCTCCGTGATGGCTGCAATGATAGAGAACTTATTTTTATTTGTCAACACGCAACTATTAATAGTCCGGTTAACTGTTTCGTCTTCTGAATGACACTCTTCTTCTTCTGAAATTAAGTATTGAGGTTATATCAATATTCTTTCGGGTGAGAAGATACTGAATCAGTAAATCCATTTTATTCTTTCTGTTAAGTGTTAAAAGCATATTTGTTTATATAATTTTTTTTGTTGTTAGTGTATTAGAGTTCTGTCCAAACGCATTCCGCCTGTGAAGACACACCACAGGCAATGAATGCGTAATTCTTTATAAATTTTTTGAAATTTTTGAAGAACTTTTATGAATAGAACCCGAAAGGAATTTTATACTCAGTGTATTGACGTACCTTGTAAACATACTCTTCATCAAGAATCATTTTCAGTTTTTCAAGATCACGTTTTACTCTTTTTGAATACATTGAAACAATAAACGGAGAAAACAATTTGTAAACTCCTCTCAGTTCAAGCGAAAGAGAGTAAGTAAAATTGGTTGAACCGTTCACATCCTTTAATTCTCTGTAACCGTTCACCGGAACTTCCGATACAACTGATCTGAATGCTATCCGGTTATAGGGCGAATACTCTGTTACTCTTGCGACGGTAATAAAATTTCTTCCCAGCATTTTCATAGTCTCACGTGTCCTTGTACCGATAAAAATATTATCTCTTGTTGAACATTTCATATCAATCACACCCTCGCGCCATTTTACATCATTTGAGTAATCGGATATAAATCCGAAAACAAAATTTGCGGGAGCGTTTATCATTATTTCATCTTTTATCGTTGCCATCGTTTTCTCTCTTGGTTTAAAGTTTTAGTATTTCGTTATAACACTGCAAACTTGAAAGCTACATTTGCCTGTATGGTAAGGATCTTCCAGTTAACGTCTTCAACTACATTGGTAAGTCCGTAACCAAAAGTTACCTGCGGGGCGATATCAAATCCGTTTGCAACACGGATATTATAACCCATGCCTGCTTTCAGTTCAAAACGGACATTTGTATTTCTGATAGTACCTTTGGATTTGCGGGTTGTATTTTGTCCGTCAAATGTCCAGCCGGGAGTTGTTATCTTTTCAACAATTTCATTCTCAGCACTCAGGTTAAAACCTATAGCCGGTCCGATCATAAGATAAAATCTTGACGGGAATTGAAATTTAAATAATGGTTCAATAGTGAAGTAAGAAAGACTTACACTATTTTCAATCGTACCTACAACACCAGGTTGAAACGTAATATCATCTTCATACGAACCGCTTCTGTTGTCATAGAAGCCAATGTTTGTTAATAAGCCGACGGATTGATTGAACTGCATATCTATCAGAGCGCCTGCAGTTACACCAAAACCATTCCCGCTTTGATTTAAATCCGATCCATTGTGAATACTGAATCCCATGCCTGTTACAGGCGCAACTGACATCCTGAACTGGGCAAATGAGTTTGAAGATAACAGCAGCAATATTGCTGCAACAGTTAAAAGAATTTTTTTGTTTTTCATTTTTGTTTTCCTTTTATTTTTTTTGATTGTTATTTGTTTACCATCCGAATCTTATCTGCGCAAAGAAAGAGTAATCCTCAACAAAGTTATCATATGCATATGCGGCATCAAGATGAAATACCCGGAGATTCACCCCAAAACCGACTGTTGGTCTTTTATCTGCAAGTCCTGCCCGCACTGAAAGATAATTTTCAAACAGCCTGTATTCAGTACCTATTCTGAATCTTTCAAAATAATCTGTGTACTTTTCATCCTGTGCAATCATATCAACCCATTCAAGTGACACGTCCCAGTCTTTTGTTATAGGATGTGTTGCCCCGGTATTTATGAGCAGAGGAGCCTGCAGTTCAAAAGGAGAAATTATATCGACCATCTGGCTTATCTGATATAGAAGGGTATCTCCCGCAGGATCCGGAGTGTAATTTCCGTTTTGATCAACATGACCAACTAAAATTTGATTTGTATTCTGATCACGTGCGTAGTCGTATCCAATTAAGTTCGCAGGAATATTTACATTCGAAGTGATTTTAGTAACAGGAATCAGGTTCTGAATTGATAATCCGATTTCTGTTTCTGTTTTTTCAAATTTATACAGTGCGCCTAAATCAATTGTAAATCCTGTAACATTCTTTTTAAGTTCTTTACCTGCTTCAACGAGTATATGTTCATAGTTATCTGCCGTGATAAACTTTGTTGAAAGTCTTCTGTTAATAACTTTAAGATTTGCGCCCACCTGAAAATTTTTCGTGACTTCAAATCCGTAACCAACAGCAGCAACAATGTCGGCATAACTCATAGCAAACATCTGCGGAAGAACACTGGTGGAAATGTTATTTGAATTATCTATAATCTCAGCAGCAATAGCCGCCAGGTTTAAAAGAAACTCAGTTGTTATTTCACTGGCGTCATTAGGTATTTGCAGGTTCCTTAATTGTATCATTGCCTCTGTGGGCAGCCCGATAAATCCTGCCTGCCCGGTTCCATGTACTGAAAAGCCAAAGTTTCCAAACTGTCCTGATATCGTTGGAATAATCCTTACTCCGTGTACATCCGGATCATTATAATCTCCAATTACCTGGTCTGATAGTCTTGTTGGAAAGTCCAGCGCATCTTTTAATTTTTTTAGAGCGTTGTTGTAATCATCATAGGTTTGCGCAACTCTGAAATCATTGTAAGAATCATAAACCTGTTGAAGAAAATAGCCATCCCTTAATTGAGCCTGATTATTCCTTACAAAATTAGCAGCTTCAAAAGTGGTAGCCGGCATACTTGCGCTTAAATTCAAAACATCAAAAGTATTTTTCTTTCTTGAAAGAAGCGCCGGATTGTACATCATCGCATTGAAATATTTTCCGTTTGCGATTTGTGTTTTTCCCATACCAATTGATTTAACATTTTCAGGATTAACTGAAAAAGGAAGATCCGTTTTATCAAGAAAAGCAGTTGTATCTGGGTAAGTCAGTTCTCTGTAAATAACGTAACCTCCCTGCGCTTTTATTATTCCGCTGCTAAGTAAAATTATCATTAGTAAAACCCAGAGAATAATTCGCGATGAACTTGCTTTGCCTTCCGGCTGAATGTTTCTTGTTTTCACGGTCTTCCTCTTTAAGTATTAGTTGGCTGGAGTGAATTTTACAACCTGGTTCTTTACAGGTTTCAGGCTGTGAAGATAATCATAAATTGCACCTAAATCTTCATCTGTCATTCCTCCATACATACTCCAGGGCATGATAGTGTTAAAGCTTCCCTGTTCTACAGGAATGTTTTTCATTTCATCAGTTGCCATCAGCTTAAACCTTTGAATGAATTGTTCTTTTGTCCATGCACCCAACCCTGTTTCAACATCAGGTGTAAGATTAGCTGAACGGATTATACCGAAAGGCAGATGTATTTCTGTGCCGCCGGCGAATTCCATACCTGCAACCGGTTCACCTTCATTTGATTGTGAATGGCAGTGATGACAAGAAGCCATCTTAACAAGATACTTTCCGTATTCTTTTGTATTTGATCTATCAGGAGCCTGGCGAGGTTTGTAAGTATTGAGTGGAAGAGTTTTTACAATATAGTTTACAGGAAAATCCAGGTTCCTTTCACCGATTTCATTATCAATCGGCTTGAGTGTTCTTAAATATGCTATGATTGAATAAAGATCTTCCTGATCCATTTCGGCAAAACCATCATAAGGCATTATAGGGAAAAGAGCCTCACCGTGTTTATTTATTCCTGATGTTAATGCACGAAGTATTTCACCGTCAGTCCAGTCACCAATTGCAGCGGGAGTTATGTTTCTGACAGGAATTGTTCCGGGTAATCCCATTTCCTTGCCAAAAATTTCTCCGCCCATTCCTTCTGTGCCTTCTTTAACCGGTCCGGAGAATTTTGAAAAGTCACGTGAAGAATGACAGTCAATGCACATAGCAACGTTGTTTGCGAGATACTTTCCTCTTTCAATCCGTTCCGGTGTAAGTTCAACTTTCAGGTTTGATACCGGCACTTCTTTAGGGAATGTTGAGTTAAAATACACTGAACCA
It includes:
- a CDS encoding T9SS type A sorting domain-containing protein: MKTIFTFLFAFLFLQSAYSQWQMMNSPLATPDIQKVAYHPNGYVLAITNENEVFRSDIAQSNWSKVATLNNVVQCIDISPAGTIYAGIIGGYLYSTDIGLTWNEKQLFQHSVYFITDLEFDANGNLFMVSSGHTSILPCIYISNDGGNTWTSPMAGLPTDGYSVVGIEKDSVENIYILLHSYPNSKLYKSTDDGNSWQLVSIMEVSFSNDFKIDRLGNFYTFKYHGASGLIYKSTDGINWNEIYSGIIQKLFIDTENNIYAALEYKGYTGWVDSGYTYYNMILSSDGGSNWQLMGLAGLKAHDFIRVENKFFIATSNGLRTSIISSNQWSLCFEYHDRNAIVSDILNLSAEGRKLIGTARGLMHSEEVGESWVETSVHPSIKFIKNDNFGNIYATSKYLYRSTDFGLTWEIPHDMESDNPREIKNIFINDSGYIFTIQNLVVQGFYIIGLKSTDFGSSWITQFSQTCACNASTDAHSIIENLSGALFLSFNLILYPTPPPSIEYRRWVVKKEPGFNEQVLFENQIANNMYLFNSELYMAMSSYSSSSLGVLKTSDNGSTFVQLNNGLSSLKVTQLILKPEVFLALTGDGIYRSLDQGNYWMRLDHTGLTGTINRIYLDDNQTLYACTSNGIYVFTGELPVELLTFTTSIETGRVTLNWSTASELNNRGFEIQRKSKNAEWMTIGFKEGKGTTTEKNEYTYTDDVAGINSSEVYYRLKQIDYDGTYTYSEEVKVSLIPFKYELYQNYPNPFNPSTKISWQSPVGSHQTIKVYDVLGNEVATLVNEYKEAGSYEVEFDGSSLASGMYIYKLSSGGFTSSKKMMVIK
- a CDS encoding T9SS type A sorting domain-containing protein, which gives rise to MLVNYSENTPAELLSFSASVVGADIQLDWSTGSETNNSGFEVQRKTINSEWTIIDFKPGQGTTSERSDYTYIDDVAGINSSEAYYRLKQIDYDGTYTYSEEVKVSLIPFKYELSQNYPNPFNPTTTISWQSPVGSHQTIKVYDVLGNEVATLVNEYKEAGSYEVEFDGSSLASGMYIYKLSSGGFTSSKKMILIK
- a CDS encoding c-type cytochrome, producing MKKFFKILGTLVVIIVVLLVGALIYFNSTYPKVDPPSDIKIEATSERIARGDYLANHVAVCIDCHSERDFTKFAGPIKPGTEGSGGEVFDENIGFPGKVVTKNLTPANLGSWSDGEILRAMTCGVTKDNKALFPMMPYPNYNQLTKEDAYSLVAYIRTLQSKQRDVPETELNFPLNFIVKTMPIPQYTPAPEIDKSNTTAYGKYLVTIASCNECHTQSDKGEPLPGMTFAGGAEFNFPAGVVRSLNITPDEETGIGKWTKEDFIKRFRNYGTEEAKNIPVDMNKEFNTPMPWLMYTGMTDEDLGAIYEYLRTAKPVKNKVERFTLAKK
- a CDS encoding SRPBCC family protein, whose translation is MATIKDEIMINAPANFVFGFISDYSNDVKWREGVIDMKCSTRDNIFIGTRTRETMKMLGRNFITVARVTEYSPYNRIAFRSVVSEVPVNGYRELKDVNGSTNFTYSLSLELRGVYKLFSPFIVSMYSKRVKRDLEKLKMILDEEYVYKVRQYTEYKIPFGFYS
- a CDS encoding outer membrane beta-barrel protein codes for the protein MKNKKILLTVAAILLLLSSNSFAQFRMSVAPVTGMGFSIHNGSDLNQSGNGFGVTAGALIDMQFNQSVGLLTNIGFYDNRSGSYEDDITFQPGVVGTIENSVSLSYFTIEPLFKFQFPSRFYLMIGPAIGFNLSAENEIVEKITTPGWTFDGQNTTRKSKGTIRNTNVRFELKAGMGYNIRVANGFDIAPQVTFGYGLTNVVEDVNWKILTIQANVAFKFAVL
- a CDS encoding c-type cytochrome, giving the protein MKKFMKIVSIVVGVFVFLLIGGSVYFNSTFPKEVPVSNLKVELTPERIERGKYLANNVAMCIDCHSSRDFSKFSGPVKEGTEGMGGEIFGKEMGLPGTIPVRNITPAAIGDWTDGEILRALTSGINKHGEALFPIMPYDGFAEMDQEDLYSIIAYLRTLKPIDNEIGERNLDFPVNYIVKTLPLNTYKPRQAPDRSNTKEYGKYLVKMASCHHCHSQSNEGEPVAGMEFAGGTEIHLPFGIIRSANLTPDVETGLGAWTKEQFIQRFKLMATDEMKNIPVEQGSFNTIMPWSMYGGMTDEDLGAIYDYLHSLKPVKNQVVKFTPAN